One part of the Cyprinus carpio isolate SPL01 chromosome A25, ASM1834038v1, whole genome shotgun sequence genome encodes these proteins:
- the sall1b gene encoding sal-like protein 1, with translation MSRRKQAKPQYVLIDHTVENDPTSTCDVHICEQCCAEFSSITDLYQHQKDCLKDQLVLIVTENESLDSPPSGLTINSPFFNTDEHLDGVTSNDTTEELCDFSIDGTSVEVDESLHTFENSSHDIAKKSHLHHDNENSDKADGFSLAYPAVLPQENTILELCKLSSINSNVFIENLENTKVAVAQFSHETSLNPKTSCRNASNSKMAASGLIEQLLALQQQQVQQLKLIEEIQLQIMLLATQNSDTPVAINTYGGLSQTNSLIKLSSHLSEQLTATAGLVENLATTAKQSKHVISQNAQDGLKGDKGNSQMTDENRGNPLPSNVGSDLCSNQTLHGNTVRDTVDGIANLKMPSQSPASITDGILNKLELPHKPNSFNISANSLPSIGAIVEDLNALSALAQHSKAKPLNVSLCEHKRPAEDCTFKHKCRFCAKVFGSDSALQIHLRSHTGERPYKCNICGNRFSTRGNLKVHFQRHKEKYPNILMNPYPVPEHLDKVPTNTGIPYGMSLPPEKPALTWLDSKPLVCNSLGFRLPSSLQSLPHIIKKEEEGVSVTKPYSPGVSEVCERSNGHQEGFGCSPPLISNEKFQEVTQPLRVATLLSSSGEGSRDDIGINTSVNTSLITELKSEQLETKFIFGSSPNPPGASETSKLEQLVENIDKKSTDPNECAICHRVLSCQSALKMHYRTHTGERPFKCRVCGRAFTTKGNLKTHYSIHCSMPPLRIQHSCPICQEKFTNAMVLQQHIHMHMGGHIPNVPLRDSCAAPMDQDAESVEGRTLEEDTLPSESMDFMEGASDTKYPDSLPDSLCSSPASSEFTRATGSESQIAVSNVENLSNVNKLTMWNGSVDGDCLTQRSSSLDSDHESLRRRISANTEMTPSWNPSSPNGSAYERHGNTVTDRNLKSAESNSSSLNPNLTVSRLLDGDIPKDSLTMIFPFNEQGSLKSNVCDICNKSFACQSALDIHYRSHTKERPFICTACDRGFSTKGNLKQHMLTHQMHNSQLFEPANQILIFSPNQFLPSMEPIIPSKRIEHNGLTKKDPKDSPTGIVSSTASTLPVLSTATPLRRTAKQHFCHTCGKTFSSSSALQIHERTHTGEKPFSCNICGRAFTTKGNLKVHMGTHVWSSSPARRGRRLSVDGPFLRSNSERFQDSSSKDVVGKERNGNSLGLWSQYTSFTNSLGVRTNEIPVIQNGAIPHLSISAGQLENIEKLQFNRALPWLERLSENGATFNFRQLVEDNKTTVTN, from the exons ATGTCCCGGAGGAAACAGGCGAAGCCACAGTATGTTCTCATCG ATCATACAGTAGAAAATGACCCCACTTCAACCTGCGATGTCCATATTTGTGAACAATGCTGTGCTGAATTTTCCAGTATAACAGACCTATACCAACATCAGAAAGACTGTTTGAAAGATCAGTTAGTTCTAATAGTCACTGAAAACGAAAGCCTAGATTCTCCACCTTCTGGCCTCACAATTAATTCACCGTTCTTCAACACTGATGAGCATTTGGATGGAGTGACAAGTAATGACACTACAGAGGAACTTTGTGACTTTTCTATTGATGGAACATCAGTGGAAGTTGACGAATCCTTACATACATTTGAAAACAGCAGTCATGACATTGCCAAAAAGTCTCATTTACATCACGATAATGAAAACAGTGATAAAGCTGATGGCTTTAGCTTAGCATACCCAGCTGTACTACCACAAGAGAATACCATACTTGAGTTATGTAAATTATCATCCATTAATAGTAATGTCTTCATTGAGAACCTAGAAAACACCAAAGTTGCTGTTGCTCAGTTCTCACATGAAACAAGTTTAAATCCAAAGACAAGTTGCAGAAACGCTAGCAACAGTAAAATGGCTGCATCTGGTTTGATTGAGCAGCTGTTAGCACTGCAGCAACAGCAGGTGCAGCAACTAAAACTAATTGAAGAAATTCAACTTCAAATAATGCTATTAGCAACCCAAAATTCTGATACACCTGTGGCCATAAACACATATGGTGGTCTGTCTCAAACCAATTCACTGATAAAACTTAGCTCACACCTCTCTGAACAACTCACAGCCACTGCGGGGCTTGTAGAAAACCTAGCTACTACTGCTAAACAGTCTAAACATGTTATTTCACAAAACGCCCAAGATGGCTTAAAGGGTGATAAAGGAAACTCCCAAATGACTGATGAAAACAGAGGCAACCCTTTGCCATCGAATGTTGGTAGTGATCTGTGTAGTAATCAGACTTTGCATGGTAACACAGTCCGTGATACAGTTGATGGCATAGCTAATTTAAAAATGCCTTCACAATCTCCTGCTTCAATTACAGATGGGATTCTAAACAAACTTGAATTACCCCATAAACCAAACAGCTTTAATATTTCTGCAAACTCCTTGCCTAGTATTGGGGCAATTGTGGAGGACCTGAATGCTTTGTCTGCCCTAGCCCAACATAGCAAAGCCAAACCCCTCAATGTGAGTTTATGTGAACACAAGAGACCAGCTGAAGATTGTACGTTCAAGCACAAATGCAGATTCTGTGCCAAAGTATTTGGAAGTGATAGTGCTTTGCAAATACACCTGCGTTCTCACACTGGAGAGCGACCCTACAAATGTAACATATGTGGAAATCGGTTTTCCACCCGTGGgaatctcaaagtccacttccAACGTCACAAGGAGAAGTATCCTAACATACTAATGAATCCTTATCCGGTTCCAGAGCATTTAGATAAGGTCCCAACCAACACAGGTATCCCATATGGCATGTCTCTGCCTCCTGAGAAGCCTGCTCTTACCTGGTTGGATAGTAAACCTTTAGTGTGTAACTCACTTGGCTTTAGACTTCCATCGTCTTTGCAAAGTCTTCcgcacatcattaaaaaagaGGAGGAAGGGGTATCAGTAACTAAACCTTATAGTCCTGGTGTCAGTGAGGTGTGTGAGAGAAGTAATGGGCATCAAGAGGGATTTGGTTGTAGCCCTCCTCTAATTTCAAATGAGAAATTTCAAGAGGTTACACAACCCTTGAGAGTCGCTACCTTACTAAGCTCCTCAGGGGAAGGTTCAAGAGATGACATTGGTATTAATACCTCGGTCAATACAAGCTTAATAACTGAGCTAAAATCAGAGCAGCTTGAAACCAAATTTATTTTTGGAAGTTCTCCAAATCCTCCTGGAGCATCTGAGACTTCAAAGCTGGAGCAGTTAGTGGAGAACATTGATAAGAAGTCTACTGACCCCAATGAGTGTGCAATCTGCCACCGGGTTCTTAGCTGTCAAAGTGCCCTTAAAATGCATTACCGCACACATACCGGAGAAAGGCCATTCAAATGCAGAGTGTGTGGACGGGCTTTTACAACCAAGGGCAATCTCAAGACACACTATAGCATTCATTGTTCCATGCCACCTCTTAGAATACAGCATTCTTGCCCCATATGTCAAGAAAAGTTTACAAATGCAATGGTTCTACAGCAGCATATCCACATGCATATGGGTGGTCACATTCCTAATGTCCCATTGCGTGATAGCTGTGCAGCACCCATGGATCAGGATGCTGAATCTGTAGAAGGTAGGACCTTGGAAGAGGATACCTTGCCCAGTGAGAGCATGGACTTTATGGAAGGTGCATCTGATACAAAATACCCGGACTCTTTACCGGACAGTCTATGTTCTTCACCTGCTTCTTCTGAGTTCACCAGAGCAACTGGGTCAGAGAGTCAGATTGCAGTTTCGAATGTGGAAAATTTGTCAAACGTCAATAAGTTGACTATGTGGAATGGATCAGTGGATGGAGATTGCTTAACCCAGAGATCATCTTCACTAGATAGTGACCATGAGAGTTTAAGGAGAAGGATTTCGGCCAACACTGAGATGACACCCTCTTGGAACCCATCCTCCCCCAATGGCTCTGCTTATGAAAGGCATGGAAACACTGTAACTGACAGAAACCTGAAATCTGCTGAATCAAACAGCTCAAGCCTAAACCCCAATCTTACAGTGTCTAGGTTACTAGATGGAGATATACCAAAAGATAGCTTGACCATGATTTTTCCCTTTAATGAGCAGGGATCCCTGAAGAGCAATGTTTGTGATATCTGCAACAAGTCATTTGCCTGTCAAAGTGCTTTGGATATTCATTATCGAAGTCACACCAAAGAGCGCCCATTTATCTGCACTGCATGCGACAGAGGGTTCTCAACCAAAGGTAACCTTAAACAGCACATGCTTACCCACCAGATGCACAATTCACAGTTGTTTGAGCCAGCAAATCAGATCCTGATTTTTTCACCAAACCAGTTTCTACCCTCCATGGAACCAATCATTCCCTCGAAAAGAATTGAACACAATGGGCTCACCAAAAAAGATCCTAAAGATTCACCCACAGGTATAGTTAGCTCAACAGCTTCCACATTACCTGTACTCTCTACAGCAACACCACTTCGGCGAACAGCTAAACAGCACTTCTGCCACACTTGTGGGAAGACCTTCTCTTCTTCAAGTGCACTGCAAATTCATGAAAGAACCCACACTGGTGAGAAACCATTCTCCTGCAACATATGTGGACGTGCATTTACCACTAAAGGAAATTTGAAG GTTCATATGGGAACTCACGTGTGGAGTAGTTCTCCAGCCAGACGAGGTCGCAGACTTTCTGTTGATGGTCCATTCCTTAGATCAAATTCCGAGCGATTCCAGGACTCTTCCTCAAAAGATGTTGTGGGTAAAGAGCGTAATGGAAATTCCTTAGGCCTCTGGAGCCAGTATACCTCTTTCACTAATAGTTTGGGTGTGAGGACGAATGAAATACCTGTAATTCAAAATGGTGCCATACCTCACCTCTCGATTTCTGCTGGGCAACTGGAAAACATAGAAAAACTGCAATTCAACAGAGCTTTACCTTGGCTCGAGAGATTAAGTGAAAATGGTGCAACTTTTAATTTCCGGCAGTTGGTTGAAGACAATAAAACAACAGTGACAAATTGA